A stretch of Victivallis lenta DNA encodes these proteins:
- a CDS encoding TerB N-terminal domain-containing protein, which produces MYEEGASGDAVTSRIYRDEPIPRTAALLAGATPPEYREMRKLARSYSIYENSEAIIFYKQGKFMEEFEDDFDFGGEFVRYFPTYQAMNDRQLRGYFSWRTRVRRGIVEKTSLSFAFVYLYELLNQIGTGTPEEGFRRLKSFHEAYGQIDSAINRYARLWLRDYVVYYNLDRSLLDGCPDAEADRAILTLMNYGSHSTDEVFAALVSLSPYRLENSGFFKQYPDDVKTVVAGVFASLSEYYGKNRRNSLCEKFFGKLQTGTSYNMFRSAVFFDRIRRREYVYEINDIYRYRCSGGGWSCDRFLRYKDKLRQIGALLKSIDALMRLQYGFKSALKEEKTTRLFQSIINAEIGKLLEAKRKSARSEITLDLSRLSRIREAALATQNRLIVEEPEEAAGPAVAPPSAPPPETGPAAAEEAALLPDAEYGFLGCLLDGGDWGTFARERSLLPSVLVDSINEKLFDRFGDTVIGYDAEKPEVIEDYREELRGMIRK; this is translated from the coding sequence ATGTACGAAGAAGGCGCGTCCGGCGACGCGGTCACATCCAGAATCTATCGGGACGAGCCGATTCCGAGAACGGCGGCCCTGCTCGCCGGCGCCACCCCGCCGGAATACCGGGAGATGCGGAAGCTCGCCCGGAGCTACAGCATTTACGAAAATTCCGAGGCGATCATCTTCTATAAGCAGGGCAAGTTCATGGAGGAGTTCGAGGACGACTTCGACTTCGGCGGGGAGTTCGTCCGCTATTTCCCGACCTATCAGGCCATGAACGACCGGCAGCTCCGCGGCTATTTCTCCTGGCGAACCCGGGTCCGGCGCGGCATCGTCGAAAAAACTTCGCTCTCGTTCGCTTTCGTCTACCTCTATGAGCTGCTGAACCAGATCGGAACCGGCACTCCCGAGGAGGGCTTCCGCAGGCTGAAAAGTTTTCACGAAGCTTACGGGCAGATCGATTCGGCCATCAACCGCTACGCCAGGCTGTGGCTCCGGGATTACGTCGTTTACTACAACCTCGACAGATCCCTGCTGGACGGCTGCCCGGATGCGGAGGCCGACCGGGCGATCCTGACGCTGATGAATTACGGCTCGCACAGTACGGACGAGGTGTTTGCGGCCCTGGTCTCCCTCTCGCCTTACCGCCTTGAAAACTCCGGATTTTTCAAGCAGTATCCGGACGATGTGAAAACCGTGGTCGCCGGCGTGTTCGCATCCCTGTCGGAGTATTACGGCAAAAACCGGCGGAACAGCCTCTGCGAAAAATTTTTCGGCAAACTTCAGACCGGCACGAGCTACAATATGTTCCGTTCCGCCGTCTTTTTCGACCGCATCCGGCGGCGGGAGTATGTCTACGAGATCAACGATATTTACCGATACCGCTGCAGCGGCGGCGGCTGGAGTTGCGACCGGTTTCTGCGCTACAAGGACAAACTCCGGCAGATCGGGGCGCTGCTGAAGAGCATCGACGCCCTCATGCGCCTTCAGTACGGTTTCAAATCCGCATTGAAGGAGGAAAAGACCACCCGGCTGTTCCAAAGCATCATCAATGCCGAAATCGGGAAGCTTCTTGAGGCGAAGCGGAAAAGCGCCCGGTCCGAAATCACGCTGGACCTCTCCCGGCTTTCCCGCATCCGCGAGGCGGCGCTCGCGACGCAGAACCGGCTGATTGTGGAAGAACCGGAAGAGGCCGCCGGTCCGGCAGTTGCGCCGCCCTCCGCTCCGCCGCCGGAAACGGGTCCGGCGGCTGCTGAAGAGGCCGCGCTTCTTCCCGACGCCGAATACGGCTTTCTCGGCTGTCTGCTGGACGGCGGGGACTGGGGGACTTTCGCCCGGGAGAGGAGTCTCCTGCCGTCGGTACTGGTCGACTCCATCAACGAAAAGCTGTTCGACCGCTTCGGAGACACAGTGATCGGCTATGATGCGGAAAAGCCGGAAGTGATCGAGGATTATAGAGAGGAATTGAGAGGAATGATCCGGAAATGA
- a CDS encoding cupin domain-containing protein, which yields MESCSNANGSKFGKAEVFSPAGLVAYAEGAVVSRTIVESGGGTVTLFAFAEGQGLSEHTAPFDALVNVLDGEVKIAIAGKPHLLKSGESIIMPANIPHALSAVTAFKMMLVMIKA from the coding sequence ATGGAGAGTTGTTCAAATGCCAATGGTTCGAAGTTCGGAAAGGCGGAGGTTTTTTCTCCGGCCGGGCTGGTTGCGTATGCGGAAGGCGCGGTCGTCAGCCGCACCATCGTCGAGAGCGGCGGCGGCACGGTGACTTTGTTCGCGTTTGCCGAAGGGCAGGGGCTCAGTGAGCACACCGCTCCCTTTGACGCGCTGGTGAACGTGCTCGACGGCGAGGTGAAGATCGCCATTGCCGGGAAGCCGCATCTGCTGAAGAGCGGGGAGAGCATCATCATGCCCGCGAACATTCCGCACGCGCTCTCGGCCGTTACCGCCTTCAAAATGATGCTGGTCATGATCAAGGCGTAA
- a CDS encoding type II secretion system protein: protein MESSWLETIFVFTKFGTLSNNFTLIELLVVISIIAILAAMLLPALNQARGRARTTKCTNNLKSVGMANMAYSDDNRGFDVPFNMPSWSSYSVCAGFYPYFGISPVRESGTPWKLAWGKREIVPFNRLCPEKIGIAAGGDGLYNMNTYAKNGTGLPGESTRDWLVHFYPKVVNPSQKLHHTETLNLSTNPPGAPWNLAWWSWKRKTETSYFTGEGVHFIHSKRANALFFDCHVSLVNSTELFREEVWEVYKR from the coding sequence ATAGAAAGTTCATGGCTTGAAACAATCTTTGTCTTCACAAAATTCGGGACATTATCAAATAATTTCACACTTATCGAATTGCTGGTTGTGATAAGTATTATTGCGATCCTGGCGGCCATGCTGCTTCCCGCCTTGAATCAGGCGCGCGGCAGGGCCCGGACGACCAAATGTACCAATAACCTCAAGTCGGTCGGGATGGCGAACATGGCTTACAGTGACGACAACAGGGGCTTTGATGTACCGTTTAACATGCCGTCTTGGAGTTCGTATTCCGTATGTGCCGGGTTTTATCCGTATTTCGGAATTTCCCCGGTCCGTGAAAGCGGAACTCCCTGGAAGCTGGCCTGGGGGAAGCGTGAAATAGTACCGTTCAACCGCCTCTGTCCGGAGAAGATCGGGATTGCGGCAGGCGGCGACGGCCTTTACAATATGAACACTTACGCCAAAAACGGGACGGGATTGCCGGGCGAGAGTACCAGGGACTGGCTTGTCCACTTTTATCCCAAAGTGGTGAATCCTTCGCAAAAATTGCATCACACGGAAACACTGAACCTGTCGACCAATCCGCCCGGAGCGCCGTGGAATCTGGCTTGGTGGAGCTGGAAAAGGAAAACGGAAACTTCCTATTTCACTGGAGAGGGAGTGCATTTCATTCACTCCAAAAGAGCGAATGCACTGTTCTTTGACTGCCATGTTTCCCTGGTAAACAGCACGGAGCTTTTCCGGGAAGAAGTGTGGGAAGTATATAAACGGTAA